One genomic region from Pan troglodytes isolate AG18354 chromosome 14, NHGRI_mPanTro3-v2.0_pri, whole genome shotgun sequence encodes:
- the LOC134808218 gene encoding proline-rich protein 20E, protein MEEPRPSKRLRSMAPNQASGGPPPEPGCCVADPEDSVEADGPAQPAQPAKPIAYVKPFRWQPPARPESPRPAERGRRRGGSRRPGRGRGRRAGPRGDAGQRQGAEGVMGPDVHIPLDHHGEPGHQGEPEITETAAFSLSETGPLPGTVQEGPGPDVAQPELGFQEPPTAPGPQAVDWQPALTLYPCIGFRALGDSAVLQVIQTPHGTYVQGVPVFLTDIAY, encoded by the exons ATGGAGGAACCAAGGCCTTCGAAGCGACTTCGCTCCATGGCCCCTAATCAAG ccTCAGGTGGGCCTCCTCCAGAGCCAGGCTGCTGTGTTGCGGACCCTGAAGACTCCGTGGAAGCAGATGGGCCCGCACAGCCAGCCCAACCCGCAAAACCCATCGCTTACGTGAAACCCTTCAGATGGCAGCCCCCAGCTCGCCCAGAGTCACCCCGTCCTGCAGAGAGAGGCCGGCGCCGGGGAGGAAGCCGGCGGCCAGGGCGAGGCCGTGGCAGAAGGGCTGGGCCCCGCGGGGACGCTGGCCAGAGACAGGGGGCAGAAGGCGTGATGGGACCGGACGTGCACATCCCACTGGACCACCATGGAGAGCCAGGCCACCAGGGGGAACCGGAAATCACGGAGACCGcagccttctctctttctgaaacaggtcctctgcctggaactgtgCAGGAAGGCCCTGGCCCCGACGTGGCGCAACCTGAGCTGGGGTTTCAGGAGCCGCCCACTGCTCCTGGGCCTCAGGCTGTTGACTGGCAACCCGCGTTGACCCTCTATCCCTGCATCGGGTTTAGGGCTCTGGGTGACTCAGCTGTTTTACAAGTCATTCAAACCCCCCACGGCACCTATGTGCAAGGGGTCCCAGTGTTCCTCACCGACATTGCATATTGA